Part of the Bacillus carboniphilus genome is shown below.
GATTTAAGTATACAACCGGATTTACTAAAGAAGCGCCCTCTCATGTTTTGGCATGGTGAAAAAGATGGAACTGTCCCGTTTGCACATGCACATGAATTTTATGAAAAGGTTAAGAATCTTTATAATGAAAGTCCAACCCTAATACAATTTCACAGAGACCCAAAAGCAGATCATAAAGTATCCCGGTATGGCGTACTAAAAACAGTGGAATGGTTTGAACAACACCTAAAAGTGAGCCAGCTCACATCTTAACATAGATTTTCGAATATAATAGGAAGAGAAAACAGCTTATTTTAAATCTGTACAAAGATTTGTTACTATAAAGGTAAGAAACCGGAGATGCAAAGGAGTGTTATTAAAATGGATCAGGATTTAAAAGATAGTATTTACGCAGCACTTGAGCAAGTTGAAGACCCAGAGCTTGGAATAGATATCGTAAACTTAGGACTTGTATACAATGTTGAGTTAGATGAGGAAGGAACATTAGAGGTTGAAATGACTTTAACTTCCATGGGATGTCCACTGGCTGGAACGATTGTAGAACAAGTCAATCAAGCTGTTTCAGATTTACCGGAAGTTAAAGATTCTCATGTAAACATTGTATGGAATCCACCATGGTCAAAAGACCGTATGTCTCGTTATGCCAAAATCGCATTAGGCATTCGATAAAACAAATGCAGGTGACTCTTGATGTTACCTGCTTTTTTAAATTTTGTAGTTCCCATACATCGGCCCTTCGTAGATTTACAGGTACGATTCCGGACGAATTGTGACCGAAGATTGTCTTTTTCTTGATTTAAGGGCACGATATCTGCCGTATTGTTACCGTAAACCGGCTCTTCGTCAATCTAGGGGCATGATTCCTGCCGTATCAACGGAAATAGGTGGCCGTTCACGAAACCTTACAGTTATACAAAGAAATTCATAATCAACTATTATAAAAATGTAATCATGTTTTTCCCCAGAACAGGTAAAACTATAGCTAGCCCTTGATTAAAGGAGGAGTTAGCATGGGTCAAAACCGTCAATTCAAACCTGGTCAAAAGGCGCCAAACAATGGAATCTATGTTGAAATTGGGGAAACAGGTAGTAACGTTATGCACCCAAAATCAATTAAGATGAGTGCAGGGGACAAGTTCCCTGAGTGTTCAAACCATAACCGAGTTTGGACGTATAGAAGTAAGTTTAAATAATTTTTTGTAAAAAGTGGAACATTTTACAGGTTAAATCGTATGTATTGTAACATCCTTGAGCCTTCCTTCATTGGAATGGCTCTTTTTTAAAGAGGTGATATGGAATGGCTTTTGAATCGATGACTTATAAGTTACAAGAAGCATTTCAAAAGGCAGGGGAACTGGTCAAAGAGAAACATCATCCTGCGATCGAACCCGAGCATTTATTTTTTACATTACTCGATGACCCTACAGGCCTCCTACCAGATATATTAGAACAGAAAAAGGTTTCTTCTTCATCAATAAAAGAAGGACTGGAAGGATTACTACATAAATTACCCGAAGTTTCAGGTGGGAATGGGGATACAGAAACAAATATATCGATTAGCTACCAAACGAATTCTATCATTCAATCAGGGCAAAACCTACAGAAAGAATGGGGAGATCACTATTTATCCATTGAGCATATATTCCTAAGTCTTTTCTCTATAAAAAGTGCAGCTACGGAAGTATTTTTGAAGGCAGGATTAACAAGAGAAACATTACTAGAAACCATTCAAGAAATAAGGGGGAATCACAAAGTGACAACGCAAAACCCAGAGAATCAGTATCAAGCCTTAAAAAAATACGGTAGAGACTTAGTGGAAGAAGTGAAAGAGGGACGAATAGACCCAGTAGTAGGACGAGATCAAGAAATACGAAATGTCGTCCGAATCTTATCTCGTAAAACCAAAAATAATCCTGTCTTAATAGGTGAACCAGGGGTTGGTAAAACAGCCATTGTGGAAGGATTAGCTTGGAGAATTGTAAAGAAGGATGTCCCAGAAGGATTAAAAGATAAAACCATTTTTTCTTTAGATATGAGTTCTCTTATTGCAGGAGCTAAATTTAGAGGAGAGTTTGAGGAAAGATTAAAAGCAGTACTTCATGAAATTAAAAAGAGTAATGGTCAAATTCTACTTTTTATAGATGAGATTCACACAATTGTTGGAGCCGGTAAGACCGAGGGTGCCATGGATGCAGGGAACATGTTGAAACCAATGTTGGCGAGAGGTGAATTACACTGTGTAGGTGCTACTACCTTGGATGAGTATCGAAAGTATATTGAAAAGGATCCAGCCCTGGAAAGAAGATTTCAACAGGTTCTAGTCCAAGAACCTGATGTAGAGGATACTATTTCGATTTTACGTGGACTGAAAGAAAGGTATGAGGTTCATCATGGAGTAAAAATTCATGATAGAGCACTTGTATCAGCTGCCAGTCTATCCAACCGCTACATCACAGACCGCTTTTTACCAGACAAAGCCATTGACCTAGTAGATGAGGCATGCGCAATGATTCGCACGGAAATTGACTCGATGCCATCGGAGCTAGATGAGGTAACAAGAAGAGTCATGCAGTTAGAAATAGAGGAGGCAGCTCTTCGAAAAGAGAAGGATGACATAAGTAAAAAAAGACTACAGGAATTAACGGAAGAACTTGAAGAATATAAATTAAAAGCTGCACAAATGAAACATAAATGGGAAGAAGAGAAGGGGCAATTACAACATATTCGCAATAAACGTAAACAATTAGAAAGCCTGCGACGCGAGCTAGAAGAAGCTGAAGACCGCTACGACTTAAATCGAGCAGCTGAATTAAGACATGGAAAAATACCTCAACTGGAAAAGGAACTTGCCCAGATGGAGAGCGAGCAAGCTGCAGGGAGCGGAGACAAGAAGCTATTGCGCGAGGAAGTGACGGAGGAAGAAATCGCTCAAATAATCTCAAGATGGACTGGAATCCCCATCACAAAGCTAGTAGAGGGGGAAAGAGAGAAACTCTTGAAGCTGGAAGATTCCATTAAGAAAAGGGTTGTTGGACAGGACCATGCCATTGAGTTAGTGGCCAATGCAATTTTACGATCAAGGTCCGGTTTAAAAGACCCGAAAAGACCGATTGGTTCATTCTTATTCCTTGGTCCAACAGGTGTCGGAAAGACAGAACTTGCGAAGGCTTTAGCTGAGAATTTATTTGATAGTGAAGAACATATGATTCGGTTAGATATGAGTGAATATATGGAAAAGCACGCTGTTTCCAGATTAGTTGGGGCACCGCCTGGATATGTAGGGTACGAAGAAGGGGGACAACTAACAGAATCCTTAAGAAGACAACCCTATTCTGTCATCTTACTAGATGAAGTGGAAAAAGCGCATCCAGAAGTATTTAATATTCTCTTACAGTTATTAGATGATGGGAGAATTACGGATTCACAAGGAAGAACAGCCGATGGAAGAAATGCCATTATCATCATGACATCCAATATTGGCTCTGAGTTGATGCAAGATCAAGAAGAAGGTGTTATTCCAGACCGTGATTTATTAACTGTTCTGCAATCTTTCTTTAGGCCAGAGTTCTTAAACCGGGTGGATGAAATTATTCAATTCCATTCACTAGATGAAGAAGTACTGAAACAAATCGTAGATAAATTTGTATTTGAACTGGAGTCTCGATTAACGGACCAAGAAATACAGCTTGAATTAACAGAGGATGCTAAAGCATTTATTGCGCGAAACGGATGGGATCCAAAGTTTGGTGCAAGACCATTGAAGCGGTTTATTCAAAGGGAACTCGAGAATAGACTGGCCAAAGAAATTATTGCGGGGAACTTGCATGATGGTGATCGGGCTGTTGTATCTGTAGATGGTGAGCAGTTGCTAGTTGAGAAGAGATAAAAACGAAAAAACCACCGACAAACAGTCGGTGGTTTTTAAATTATTTTAGTGTAATGGGTCTTCTTTTTCCCCTTCTGGCATAAGAGAAGAGATAAGAATAATAAACACTGAGAAAATGGCACCTAGAATTAGACCTAGTTCCAATTCAAAGTGTCCTCCAGTCATGGAAGGGATTACATAAGCGATCATAAGTCCGATAAGGAAAGACCAAATCACTGTCCAAATAATATGCATATTCTGTCACCTACTTTTCGTCCTATTCCTTCTAATATGTTACCACAACCAATCCTCAGTATAAAAGCAATTTATAAAAAATTCGTGAACGAAATTTCATTTTTAGAACTCCTGGATTATAGGCTTATTCCTCTTACCTTTTTACTGCTTACGCATAGTTATGGTAAGAGTAGAGCTTTTGTATTAGCATTGTTTGAATCATTAAACTTACAGTCTAGCTTCAGCGTCTGCTCCCTTGGTTTTTTTACTGAAAAACCATCCTTTGTTGGGGATCAAAAGGCGCTTACGCATTTCAAAAAAGGAGTCATCACCTATGAAACAGCGATTTTTTCAACTAGATACGGAATGGAATGTGATTCACTATCCAGAAAAACCGAATGGGTTCGGGGTTTTAGTAATA
Proteins encoded:
- the clpB gene encoding ATP-dependent chaperone ClpB codes for the protein MAFESMTYKLQEAFQKAGELVKEKHHPAIEPEHLFFTLLDDPTGLLPDILEQKKVSSSSIKEGLEGLLHKLPEVSGGNGDTETNISISYQTNSIIQSGQNLQKEWGDHYLSIEHIFLSLFSIKSAATEVFLKAGLTRETLLETIQEIRGNHKVTTQNPENQYQALKKYGRDLVEEVKEGRIDPVVGRDQEIRNVVRILSRKTKNNPVLIGEPGVGKTAIVEGLAWRIVKKDVPEGLKDKTIFSLDMSSLIAGAKFRGEFEERLKAVLHEIKKSNGQILLFIDEIHTIVGAGKTEGAMDAGNMLKPMLARGELHCVGATTLDEYRKYIEKDPALERRFQQVLVQEPDVEDTISILRGLKERYEVHHGVKIHDRALVSAASLSNRYITDRFLPDKAIDLVDEACAMIRTEIDSMPSELDEVTRRVMQLEIEEAALRKEKDDISKKRLQELTEELEEYKLKAAQMKHKWEEEKGQLQHIRNKRKQLESLRRELEEAEDRYDLNRAAELRHGKIPQLEKELAQMESEQAAGSGDKKLLREEVTEEEIAQIISRWTGIPITKLVEGEREKLLKLEDSIKKRVVGQDHAIELVANAILRSRSGLKDPKRPIGSFLFLGPTGVGKTELAKALAENLFDSEEHMIRLDMSEYMEKHAVSRLVGAPPGYVGYEEGGQLTESLRRQPYSVILLDEVEKAHPEVFNILLQLLDDGRITDSQGRTADGRNAIIIMTSNIGSELMQDQEEGVIPDRDLLTVLQSFFRPEFLNRVDEIIQFHSLDEEVLKQIVDKFVFELESRLTDQEIQLELTEDAKAFIARNGWDPKFGARPLKRFIQRELENRLAKEIIAGNLHDGDRAVVSVDGEQLLVEKR
- a CDS encoding YjzD family protein, translated to MHIIWTVIWSFLIGLMIAYVIPSMTGGHFELELGLILGAIFSVFIILISSLMPEGEKEDPLH
- a CDS encoding YjzC family protein, which produces MGQNRQFKPGQKAPNNGIYVEIGETGSNVMHPKSIKMSAGDKFPECSNHNRVWTYRSKFK
- a CDS encoding metal-sulfur cluster assembly factor; the encoded protein is MDQDLKDSIYAALEQVEDPELGIDIVNLGLVYNVELDEEGTLEVEMTLTSMGCPLAGTIVEQVNQAVSDLPEVKDSHVNIVWNPPWSKDRMSRYAKIALGIR